In Achromobacter xylosoxidans A8, a single window of DNA contains:
- a CDS encoding aminotransferase class I/II-fold pyridoxal phosphate-dependent enzyme has product MSQSVSQTSSQTQTPQPTSIVADRIKRIKLSPSVAARAIIAELREQGRRIIDLTIGEPDFSTPEHIRLAATAAMNRGETKYPPAQGTVPLRRAAAQHLLEATGVDYPVGRIIVSTGAKQVIFNGLAATLNDGDEVLIPAPFWVSYPDMVLVNGGVPVAVETSPATGYKVTPEALERAITPRTKWLMMNAPSNPTGSVYSADELRGLAEVLKRHPQVWLMTDDIYARLNFTGEPTVHPLQVAPELAARTLVVNGVSKAYAMTGWRIGYGAGPDELIKAMAILQSQSTSGASSVSQAAALEALSGPQDCVAEFAQVFRQRRDLAIAELSGTQGLDIVVPQGAFYVFPDCSGLLGKKTPAGDVIATDTDLTHYLLREAGVAVIDGHAYGAPGTFRLSFAASMDDIKQGCSAIREACAKLA; this is encoded by the coding sequence ATGAGCCAAAGCGTGAGCCAAACCTCGAGCCAAACCCAAACCCCGCAACCCACCAGCATCGTCGCCGACCGCATCAAGCGCATCAAGCTGTCGCCCAGCGTAGCCGCGCGCGCCATCATCGCGGAACTGCGCGAACAAGGCCGCCGCATCATCGACCTGACCATCGGCGAGCCAGATTTCTCGACGCCCGAACACATCCGCCTGGCAGCCACCGCCGCCATGAACCGCGGCGAAACCAAGTACCCGCCGGCCCAGGGCACGGTGCCGCTGCGCCGCGCCGCCGCCCAGCACTTGCTGGAAGCGACCGGCGTCGACTATCCCGTGGGGCGCATCATCGTCAGCACGGGCGCGAAGCAGGTGATCTTCAACGGCCTGGCCGCCACGCTGAACGATGGCGACGAGGTGCTGATCCCCGCGCCGTTCTGGGTGTCGTACCCGGACATGGTGCTGGTCAACGGCGGCGTGCCGGTGGCGGTGGAGACCTCGCCGGCGACCGGCTACAAGGTCACGCCCGAAGCGCTGGAGCGCGCGATTACGCCGCGCACCAAGTGGCTGATGATGAACGCGCCCAGCAACCCTACGGGCTCGGTCTATAGTGCGGACGAGCTGCGCGGCCTGGCCGAGGTGCTGAAGCGCCACCCCCAGGTGTGGCTGATGACGGACGATATCTACGCCCGCCTGAATTTCACCGGCGAGCCGACGGTGCATCCGCTGCAGGTCGCGCCGGAACTGGCGGCGCGCACGCTGGTGGTCAATGGCGTGTCCAAGGCTTATGCCATGACGGGCTGGCGCATCGGCTATGGTGCGGGTCCGGATGAGCTGATCAAGGCGATGGCTATCCTGCAGTCGCAGAGCACGTCGGGCGCATCGTCCGTGAGCCAGGCGGCGGCGCTGGAGGCCTTGTCGGGGCCGCAGGATTGCGTGGCCGAGTTTGCGCAGGTGTTCCGCCAGCGCCGCGATCTGGCGATTGCGGAATTGTCGGGTACGCAGGGCCTGGATATCGTCGTGCCGCAGGGCGCGTTCTATGTGTTCCCGGACTGCTCGGGCCTGTTGGGCAAGAAGACGCCGGCGGGCGACGTGATCGCGACCGATACCGATCTGACGCACTATCTGTTGCGCGAAGCGGGCGTGGCGGTCATCGACGGCCATGCCTATGGCGCGCCGGGCACGTTCAGGTTGTCGTTCGCGGCTTCGATGGACGATATCAAGCAGGGCTGCTCGGCCATCCGGGAAGCTTGCGCCAAGCTGG
- a CDS encoding RraA family protein, whose amino-acid sequence MNPIGYRILPRSGPAVSADVLAGFAAIGSAQISDCMNRLYGVSGLRPLHAGARRTVGLALTVKTRPGDNLMIHKAISLGGAGDVIVVDGAGDTSNALVGELMMMDAQSRGIEGFVIDGAVRDLDVFAQGEFGCYARAVSHKGPYKDGPGEINVPVSVGGQVVNPGDVVVGDADGVVVIPAEHAAAVLALAQKKEADEVVAKEKLRAGTYTKPWLEKTLAEKTGAAK is encoded by the coding sequence ATGAATCCCATCGGATACCGCATTCTTCCCCGTTCCGGCCCGGCCGTCTCGGCCGACGTGCTGGCCGGCTTCGCCGCCATAGGCTCGGCCCAGATCAGCGACTGCATGAACCGCCTCTACGGCGTTTCGGGCCTGCGCCCGCTGCACGCCGGCGCCCGCCGCACGGTCGGCTTGGCGCTGACCGTCAAAACCCGCCCGGGCGACAACCTGATGATCCACAAGGCGATTTCGCTTGGCGGCGCGGGCGACGTGATTGTTGTCGACGGCGCGGGCGACACCAGCAATGCGCTGGTGGGCGAGCTGATGATGATGGATGCGCAGTCGCGCGGCATCGAGGGTTTTGTGATCGACGGCGCGGTGCGCGATCTGGATGTGTTTGCGCAGGGCGAGTTCGGTTGCTATGCGCGGGCCGTGTCGCACAAGGGTCCGTACAAGGATGGTCCGGGCGAGATCAATGTGCCGGTGTCGGTGGGCGGCCAGGTGGTCAACCCGGGCGACGTGGTGGTGGGCGACGCCGATGGCGTGGTGGTGATTCCCGCCGAGCATGCCGCGGCTGTGCTGGCTTTGGCGCAGAAGAAGGAAGCCGACGAGGTGGTGGCGAAGGAGAAGCTGCGCGCCGGCACCTATACCAAGCCCTGGCTGGAGAAGACCCTGGCCGAGAAGACGGGAGCCGCGAAATGA
- a CDS encoding AraC family transcriptional regulator: MDPISAALDACRLAEIEAGQAQSSSPWAVHMPGGVWPVSLYVFTGAGCNLLMTRSGQKSAVRDKTVCLILRAQEHIVQDALHTSPNQPVDLRNPANADRFRTLAFGESPDTGVTSTFYAGMAPAKGTSTALFDALPDVLQLDFDELPLWLCRATESIRDELTSQRPGFRAVALRQAELVVIHLIRHYIATHTALLPAWIALPEHSRVALALREFHRDISRPWTLEMLASAAGTSRSRLIAAAQRELGAGIFNYVTRIRMQEAARLLADTSMSVGRIAWQVGYQSEAAFSIAFKRYSGEQPRQFRAGDRRPFALR; encoded by the coding sequence ATGGACCCGATAAGCGCCGCGCTTGACGCTTGCCGCCTCGCCGAGATCGAGGCGGGTCAGGCGCAATCAAGCAGCCCATGGGCCGTGCACATGCCTGGCGGCGTGTGGCCGGTGTCGCTGTATGTGTTCACCGGCGCGGGCTGCAACCTGCTCATGACCCGTTCGGGGCAAAAGAGCGCGGTGCGCGACAAGACCGTGTGCCTGATCCTGCGCGCCCAGGAACATATCGTCCAGGACGCGTTGCACACCTCTCCCAACCAACCCGTGGATCTGCGCAATCCCGCCAATGCCGACCGCTTCCGTACGCTCGCGTTCGGCGAGTCGCCTGATACGGGCGTCACGTCGACGTTCTACGCCGGCATGGCGCCGGCCAAGGGCACGAGCACAGCGCTGTTCGACGCGTTGCCCGACGTGCTGCAACTGGACTTCGATGAACTGCCGCTGTGGCTGTGCCGCGCGACCGAATCCATCCGCGACGAATTGACTTCGCAGCGCCCGGGTTTTCGCGCCGTGGCATTGCGCCAGGCCGAGTTGGTCGTGATCCACTTGATCCGGCACTACATCGCTACGCACACGGCGCTACTGCCGGCATGGATAGCGCTGCCCGAGCATTCAAGGGTGGCGCTGGCGCTGCGCGAGTTCCACCGCGACATTTCCCGACCTTGGACGTTGGAAATGCTGGCCAGCGCTGCCGGCACCTCGCGCTCGCGGCTGATCGCCGCGGCGCAACGCGAGCTGGGCGCGGGCATTTTCAATTACGTGACTCGCATCCGGATGCAGGAAGCCGCGCGCCTGCTTGCCGACACTTCGATGTCGGTGGGCCGGATTGCCTGGCAGGTGGGCTACCAGTCCGAGGCGGCGTTCTCGATCGCGTTCAAGCGCTACAGCGGCGAGCAGCCGAGGCAGTTCCGTGCAGGCGACCGGCGGCCGTTCGCGCTACGGTAG
- a CDS encoding cytochrome P450 — MRPTDIPDLKSAAFLADRYPTYRRLQSDFPHFEMDINGEECIVLTRYSDVDEVLRNPLATVQQAPGVFPERIGQGAGARFYRESLPNIDAPDHTRIRRIVTPAFNPKTVANMRGWVEKVIVEHLDRLEGQDEIDFVSSFADPVPAEIACQLLHVPVSDAPELFARQHGLNAVLSVSDITPERLAEADASAAYYYEYMDDVLDTLKGKLPEDDFVGALMAAEGGDNGLTRSELVTTLIGFLVASYHTTKVAMTNTVLTLLNHDGERARLVAQPDLARNAWEESLRYDSPVHFVHRYASEPLTIGGQPVAQGKRLLLGLHAASRDENRFAQADHYLIDRPDNRHLAFAGGGHFCLGSQLSRLEGDVLLRTIFQRFPAMRLTETRFERVPDLTFPMLLRMTVSLRAGQG; from the coding sequence ATGCGCCCTACCGACATCCCCGATCTCAAGTCCGCGGCTTTCCTCGCCGACCGATATCCGACCTATCGCCGCCTGCAAAGCGACTTTCCTCATTTCGAGATGGACATCAATGGCGAAGAGTGCATCGTCCTAACGCGTTACAGCGATGTGGACGAAGTGCTGCGCAATCCGCTGGCGACCGTGCAGCAGGCACCCGGCGTGTTTCCCGAGCGCATCGGCCAGGGCGCGGGGGCACGCTTCTATCGGGAGTCGCTGCCGAACATCGACGCGCCCGACCACACCCGCATCCGCCGCATCGTCACCCCTGCGTTCAATCCCAAGACCGTCGCCAACATGCGCGGCTGGGTGGAAAAGGTCATCGTCGAGCATTTGGACAGGCTCGAGGGCCAGGATGAAATCGACTTCGTGTCTTCGTTTGCCGACCCGGTGCCCGCGGAAATTGCTTGTCAGTTACTGCACGTGCCAGTGTCCGACGCCCCAGAGTTGTTCGCGCGTCAGCATGGCCTGAATGCGGTATTGAGCGTATCGGACATCACGCCGGAACGTCTGGCCGAGGCTGATGCCTCGGCAGCCTACTACTACGAGTACATGGATGACGTGCTGGACACGCTCAAGGGCAAACTGCCCGAGGACGACTTCGTCGGCGCACTGATGGCCGCCGAGGGCGGGGACAACGGCCTGACGCGCTCCGAGCTGGTGACCACGCTGATCGGTTTCCTGGTGGCCAGCTACCACACCACCAAGGTGGCGATGACCAACACGGTACTGACCCTGCTGAACCACGACGGCGAACGGGCGCGGCTGGTGGCTCAGCCCGACCTGGCTCGCAACGCCTGGGAAGAGTCGCTGCGCTATGACTCGCCGGTGCATTTCGTGCACCGCTACGCGTCCGAGCCTCTCACGATCGGCGGCCAGCCCGTCGCGCAGGGCAAGCGGCTATTGCTGGGGCTGCATGCGGCGAGCCGGGACGAGAACCGCTTCGCGCAGGCCGATCACTACCTTATCGACCGTCCCGACAACCGCCATCTGGCGTTCGCGGGCGGCGGCCATTTCTGCCTGGGGTCTCAGCTGTCCCGGCTGGAAGGCGACGTGCTGCTGCGCACGATCTTCCAGCGATTTCCCGCCATGCGGCTGACGGAAACGCGCTTCGAGCGCGTGCCGGACCTGACCTTCCCGATGCTCCTGCGCATGACGGTCTCGCTCCGCGCCGGGCAAGGTTGA
- a CDS encoding ferredoxin has product MSQITVQILNGMCCGFGNCAALCPQVFALDYDTNRTRIVPDAPLADYAAAISQAASECPTQAIFFSASDDPARASHG; this is encoded by the coding sequence ATGAGTCAAATCACTGTCCAGATCCTGAACGGCATGTGTTGCGGCTTCGGCAACTGCGCGGCGCTTTGCCCCCAGGTCTTCGCGCTCGACTACGACACGAACCGGACGCGAATCGTGCCTGACGCGCCGCTGGCCGACTATGCGGCGGCGATCTCGCAGGCCGCCAGCGAGTGTCCGACACAGGCCATTTTCTTCAGCGCGTCCGACGACCCAGCGCGGGCTTCGCATGGTTGA
- a CDS encoding PDR/VanB family oxidoreductase: MLLAGRQRIAENIYAVTLACEQGAPLPDIAPGDHIEVQVPGGTRAYSLCNPPDARDGYHLAIHCASAHGVAHYLCETHAIGAPLLVRGPRNLFALSPRHRRVVLVAGGIGITPIIAMAEYLARRGLDFAMHYCARRRAAAAFLNRLDAGACRHQVRYHFDDEPEDGRLDLDRLFADLDADQHVYLCGPNAMLADAVASAERHGLAGRLHYERFGASRPPAAQAAAEGAFEVVAARSGRRVDVPPDCSIATALARAGVEVPLSCEQGVCGMCMTRVLDGIPDHRDDVLSEAERASNNLILPCVSRAKSASLTLDL, translated from the coding sequence ATGCTGCTGGCGGGGCGCCAGCGGATCGCCGAAAACATCTATGCGGTGACGCTGGCCTGCGAACAGGGCGCGCCGCTGCCCGACATCGCGCCGGGCGATCACATCGAAGTACAGGTGCCGGGCGGCACGCGCGCCTACTCGCTGTGCAATCCACCCGACGCGCGGGATGGCTACCACTTGGCCATCCATTGCGCGTCCGCGCACGGCGTAGCGCATTATCTGTGCGAGACGCATGCCATCGGCGCGCCCTTGCTGGTGCGAGGGCCGCGCAATCTTTTCGCGCTGTCGCCCCGACATCGTCGGGTTGTGCTGGTCGCGGGGGGCATCGGCATCACGCCCATCATCGCGATGGCGGAATACCTGGCGCGGCGCGGCCTGGACTTCGCGATGCACTACTGCGCGCGCCGCCGCGCCGCCGCCGCGTTCCTGAACCGGCTCGATGCCGGCGCCTGCCGGCACCAGGTGCGATACCACTTCGATGACGAACCCGAGGACGGGAGGTTGGACCTGGACAGGCTGTTTGCCGACCTGGACGCGGACCAGCACGTGTATCTATGCGGTCCGAACGCGATGCTGGCCGACGCCGTGGCTTCGGCCGAGCGGCATGGCCTGGCCGGCCGCCTGCATTACGAGCGCTTCGGCGCGAGCCGGCCGCCAGCGGCACAGGCGGCGGCAGAGGGAGCATTCGAAGTGGTGGCGGCACGCAGTGGCCGGCGCGTCGACGTGCCGCCGGACTGCTCGATCGCCACCGCGCTGGCCCGCGCCGGCGTGGAGGTACCGCTGTCCTGCGAGCAGGGCGTGTGCGGCATGTGCATGACGCGGGTCCTCGACGGCATCCCCGACCATCGCGACGACGTGCTGTCGGAGGCCGAGCGCGCGTCGAACAACCTCATCTTGCCCTGCGTTTCGCGCGCAAAGTCGGCGTCGCTCACGCTGGACCTTTGA
- a CDS encoding fumarylacetoacetate hydrolase family protein, protein MKLAMFHEGGRDRLGVVEADAIIDVTADLPALSPDLADWLPGQDTSWRLLALLARESRARLPLSAVRLLPPLRRPSAFLAIGGNYASHLREIARLNVSVGEHQIWFNKQASCITGPFDDLIIPPGMSTLDYEVELAVVIGRRCRNVRARDAIHYIAGYTVCNDASIRERHHRSPTITLAKSFDSLGPLGPWLVTADEIADPHALQIRTWVNGELRQDGNTAEMRFNIFDQIEELSSAMTLEPGDVLATGTPAGIGAARQPPLFLAPGDVVRMHIEGIGDIRNRVVAAPPAQA, encoded by the coding sequence ATGAAACTTGCCATGTTCCACGAGGGCGGCCGAGACCGCCTGGGCGTCGTCGAGGCGGACGCGATCATCGACGTGACCGCGGACCTACCGGCGTTGTCGCCCGATCTTGCCGACTGGCTGCCAGGGCAGGACACGTCGTGGCGGCTGCTTGCGCTGCTGGCGCGCGAGTCCAGAGCACGCCTGCCGCTGTCCGCCGTGCGGCTGCTGCCGCCGCTGCGGCGGCCGTCAGCGTTTCTGGCCATCGGCGGCAACTATGCCTCGCATCTGCGGGAGATCGCCCGTTTGAACGTCAGCGTGGGAGAGCACCAGATCTGGTTCAACAAGCAGGCCTCCTGCATTACCGGGCCGTTCGATGACCTGATCATTCCCCCGGGTATGTCGACGCTGGACTACGAAGTGGAACTGGCGGTGGTTATTGGCCGGCGTTGCCGCAACGTGCGAGCCCGCGACGCCATCCACTACATCGCCGGATACACAGTCTGCAACGACGCCAGCATCCGCGAACGCCATCACCGCAGTCCGACCATCACGCTGGCCAAGTCATTCGATTCGCTGGGCCCGCTGGGGCCGTGGCTGGTCACGGCCGACGAGATCGCCGACCCGCACGCGCTCCAGATCCGCACCTGGGTCAATGGCGAACTGCGGCAAGACGGCAACACGGCGGAGATGCGCTTCAACATCTTCGATCAGATCGAGGAGCTGAGCAGCGCCATGACACTGGAGCCCGGCGATGTGTTGGCCACGGGCACGCCGGCGGGCATCGGCGCCGCGCGCCAACCGCCGTTGTTCCTCGCGCCGGGCGACGTCGTTCGCATGCATATCGAAGGCATCGGCGACATCAGGAACCGCGTCGTGGCCGCACCGCCTGCGCAGGCCTGA
- a CDS encoding polysaccharide deacetylase family protein: MLCITFDNFGSAAGDALPWPCPASIPTAEWAAYNQIGLELGHPRILQLLDELQIRCTYFAEGYAALRYPDELLAWHAAGHEIAMHGWKHEMWTGIASREEEDRLIQLAVSSIRGLTGLAPVGFRPPGLAINPWTDEALAAHGIRYVSLALPGRTDATTMPTRVAVLPTDPALIDGAVIHPRFGGIFGTLDATAAYEQLYRSALTHETARPDEPWVLVVHPFTSGNRAWFGFEDFMRRLALAFGPARFALAKDAVPSMTHARAPLD; the protein is encoded by the coding sequence ATGCTATGCATCACGTTTGACAACTTCGGTAGCGCGGCCGGCGACGCGCTGCCCTGGCCTTGCCCCGCCAGCATTCCCACCGCCGAATGGGCTGCCTACAACCAAATCGGCCTGGAGTTGGGCCATCCGCGCATCCTCCAGCTGTTGGATGAATTACAGATCCGCTGCACCTATTTCGCCGAGGGCTATGCAGCCCTGCGGTATCCGGATGAGTTGCTGGCCTGGCATGCGGCCGGGCATGAGATTGCCATGCACGGCTGGAAACATGAAATGTGGACGGGCATCGCCTCGCGCGAAGAAGAAGACCGCCTGATCCAGCTCGCCGTATCGAGCATCCGCGGGTTGACAGGGCTGGCGCCGGTGGGTTTCCGGCCGCCGGGGCTGGCCATCAATCCCTGGACGGACGAGGCGCTGGCGGCGCACGGCATCCGCTATGTGTCGCTGGCGCTGCCTGGCAGGACCGACGCGACGACGATGCCGACGCGGGTGGCGGTGCTGCCTACCGATCCCGCGCTGATCGATGGCGCGGTCATCCATCCACGATTCGGCGGCATTTTCGGCACGCTGGACGCGACGGCAGCCTATGAGCAGCTGTATCGGTCCGCGCTGACCCACGAGACGGCGCGTCCCGACGAACCCTGGGTGCTGGTCGTGCATCCGTTCACCTCGGGCAACCGGGCCTGGTTCGGCTTTGAGGATTTCATGCGGCGCCTGGCCTTGGCATTCGGCCCCGCGCGTTTTGCGCTGGCGAAGGACGCGGTGCCATCAATGACGCACGCCCGCGCGCCCCTGGATTGA
- a CDS encoding transporter, whose product MRHFVFIGILLWACARNALAAQGVTYGGPVGGTDIQSAYLPPHPGLYGSAIAVGALGEKFYDNAGQSSTTSGRLPGGIAQFGLLFVYPHKLFGGTLGSSVSTGYGWGSITVNGKHQNFKGMNDIYTDVLMWSKHLGTVEEGRPRGLTMKLGYSMVLPTGKYDAKELYTTGRNTLYYIPNGAFTYLTGPNFLGDGTEFSMSYFLDIARKNSATGYRNGMVVDVDMAISEVIGRWQLGVAGYYARQIADDRLNGQRVSGNRFASAAVGPVIAYNMPDCKCSVKFKAQFSVFTRNSLAPNAAYLFFNKAFN is encoded by the coding sequence ATGAGGCATTTCGTTTTCATCGGCATCCTGCTCTGGGCCTGTGCGCGCAACGCGCTGGCGGCGCAAGGTGTGACCTATGGTGGTCCGGTCGGGGGCACCGACATACAGAGCGCCTACTTGCCGCCGCATCCGGGCCTATATGGTTCGGCCATCGCCGTGGGCGCGTTGGGGGAAAAGTTCTATGACAACGCCGGGCAGAGTTCCACGACTTCCGGAAGGCTGCCAGGCGGAATTGCGCAGTTCGGTCTTCTCTTTGTCTATCCGCATAAGCTGTTCGGTGGGACCCTGGGCAGTTCCGTCTCCACTGGCTACGGTTGGGGCAGTATCACCGTCAACGGCAAGCATCAGAACTTCAAGGGTATGAACGACATCTACACCGACGTACTCATGTGGAGCAAGCATCTTGGCACTGTCGAAGAGGGCCGACCGCGCGGCTTGACGATGAAGCTGGGGTATTCGATGGTACTGCCCACTGGCAAGTACGACGCGAAAGAACTGTACACGACAGGACGCAATACGCTCTATTACATCCCGAACGGTGCGTTCACCTATCTGACCGGGCCGAATTTCTTGGGCGACGGCACCGAGTTCAGCATGAGCTATTTCCTGGACATTGCCCGCAAGAATTCTGCGACCGGCTACCGGAACGGGATGGTGGTGGACGTGGACATGGCGATCAGTGAGGTCATCGGTCGATGGCAGCTGGGCGTGGCGGGGTACTACGCGCGCCAGATCGCCGACGACAGGCTGAACGGGCAACGTGTGTCGGGTAATCGCTTCGCCAGCGCGGCGGTCGGGCCGGTCATCGCGTACAACATGCCGGACTGCAAATGCAGCGTCAAGTTCAAGGCACAGTTCTCCGTGTTCACGCGAAATTCACTGGCGCCTAACGCCGCCTATCTATTCTTCAACAAAGCATTCAACTAG
- a CDS encoding IS3 family transposase — protein sequence MSNYNSAAVGGEIVVCHLFLVAESFFGGRKKEHIKKHIYSDRDAATLSLAEYIDDFYNSVRRHSYLGGVSPNEFEAAHSKRKLGVH from the coding sequence GTGTCAAACTACAATTCCGCAGCAGTCGGTGGCGAAATTGTAGTCTGCCACCTTTTCCTCGTAGCCGAGTCGTTCTTCGGTGGCCGGAAGAAGGAGCACATCAAGAAGCATATCTACTCGGACCGCGATGCTGCTACTTTAAGCTTGGCCGAGTACATTGATGATTTCTACAATTCAGTGCGACGACACAGCTATCTCGGCGGTGTTAGTCCGAATGAGTTTGAAGCTGCGCATAGCAAGCGGAAATTAGGTGTCCACTGA
- a CDS encoding phytanoyl-CoA dioxygenase family protein, with product MGTELNVRLARARLAVVGRERLAIKGGSRPVADVQRVGMCNLSKPATYGLNDVYDCPDRSRYTKVSNMTGKTFNQSELDFFHREGYLRLSGAHSKRCLKPLRECILRELSRLKVWAGGKSLGSSLNNLSPFQQIAKLSSMVKIADLDRTLNTAEIRNAIADLTGRARQSSQGTQPLLSLPHQGPWSLGSLNWHVDLAATSGAEIPGIQVFYLIDDVIEHGGATLALARSHRVAGETAGRLRRSLKTPVDLEAVLSASNTEIIEMSGRAGDVFLMDMRVLHTPSVNSSNRIRMMATTRFGLRTSR from the coding sequence ATGGGCACCGAACTGAATGTCCGGTTGGCACGGGCTCGATTGGCCGTTGTGGGTCGAGAACGGTTGGCTATCAAAGGCGGCTCCCGGCCAGTTGCGGATGTTCAGCGAGTTGGAATGTGTAATCTATCGAAGCCAGCAACCTACGGATTAAATGACGTTTACGACTGTCCAGACAGAAGCCGTTATACGAAAGTCTCGAACATGACAGGCAAAACTTTCAATCAATCAGAGCTCGATTTTTTCCATAGAGAAGGGTACTTGCGATTGAGCGGTGCACATTCCAAGCGCTGTCTGAAGCCGCTTCGAGAGTGCATTCTGCGTGAGCTATCGCGGCTCAAGGTCTGGGCCGGTGGAAAAAGTCTTGGCAGCTCACTGAATAATTTGTCGCCCTTCCAGCAGATCGCAAAGCTATCCTCGATGGTGAAGATTGCGGATCTGGATAGAACGCTGAACACGGCGGAAATCCGCAACGCAATTGCTGACCTGACCGGCAGAGCCCGGCAATCCAGCCAAGGCACGCAGCCCTTGCTGTCTCTGCCTCATCAAGGGCCTTGGTCTCTGGGCAGCCTGAACTGGCACGTTGACCTGGCTGCGACATCTGGCGCTGAGATTCCCGGCATCCAGGTGTTCTATCTGATCGACGACGTTATTGAACACGGGGGCGCGACTTTAGCGCTGGCCCGTTCTCATCGCGTGGCGGGTGAAACGGCTGGGAGACTTCGTAGGTCGTTGAAAACGCCTGTTGATCTCGAAGCTGTTCTCAGCGCATCCAACACCGAAATCATCGAGATGTCGGGACGGGCTGGCGATGTTTTTTTGATGGATATGCGCGTGCTGCACACCCCATCCGTCAATTCGTCCAACCGTATCAGGATGATGGCCACAACTCGTTTCGGTTTGCGCACAAGCAGATAG
- the cysS gene encoding cysteine--tRNA ligase, with amino-acid sequence MPLALYDTWSRTVRSFTPIHAGHVGMYCCGPTVYDHAHIGNLRTYVFEDILRRVLIRNGYEVRHVVNITDVGHLTSDADEGEDKMEKGSRRTGESAYAIAQRYTEAFVADWQALNLLEPTVWCRATDHIAEQIAFIGQLDRSGYVYRTNDGLYFDTSKQDDYGFLARLDRAGLQAGKRVALGAKQNITDFALWKFSPEGVVRQMEWDSPWGRGFPGWHIECSAMSAKHLGIWFDIHCGGEDHIAVHHSNEIAQTQAAHGTRLANFWIHGHFLTLNADSKMSKSSGDFVRLQTLRSRNIDPLAYRYLCMTAHYRSKLHFSWASLGAAQTALNRLRHLYSGWPDGGRIDPDFAARFNAELNDDLNLPRALAVLWELVKSELPPATLKATVDSFDFVLGLGLRDWNPVASDIPESIRVLLGERAQAREAKNWVKADEIRKMLNTRGWRVEDGNDGQRLTEIATLPTDIGS; translated from the coding sequence ATGCCGCTTGCGTTGTATGACACCTGGTCGCGTACCGTGCGCTCGTTTACGCCAATCCACGCTGGCCACGTCGGCATGTATTGCTGCGGCCCCACCGTCTACGACCATGCGCATATTGGCAATTTAAGAACGTATGTGTTTGAAGACATTCTGCGTCGGGTACTCATTCGCAACGGCTATGAGGTCCGTCACGTCGTCAATATCACCGACGTCGGTCATCTGACTTCGGATGCCGACGAAGGCGAAGACAAGATGGAAAAAGGTAGCAGACGGACCGGGGAGTCCGCATATGCTATTGCTCAGCGCTACACCGAGGCCTTCGTCGCGGATTGGCAAGCCCTCAACTTGCTGGAGCCGACGGTATGGTGCCGCGCGACCGATCACATTGCCGAACAGATCGCGTTTATCGGCCAGTTGGATCGGTCCGGCTACGTGTATAGGACCAACGACGGTCTCTATTTCGACACAAGCAAACAGGATGACTACGGCTTTCTGGCCCGGCTTGACCGTGCCGGCCTGCAGGCGGGCAAGCGCGTAGCACTTGGCGCGAAGCAGAACATCACGGATTTTGCGCTATGGAAGTTCAGTCCGGAGGGCGTGGTCCGGCAGATGGAATGGGATAGCCCATGGGGGCGTGGATTTCCGGGCTGGCACATTGAGTGCTCGGCCATGTCGGCGAAACACCTCGGCATCTGGTTCGACATCCACTGTGGCGGAGAAGACCATATCGCCGTGCATCACAGCAACGAAATTGCGCAAACACAAGCGGCCCACGGCACTCGTCTTGCGAACTTCTGGATACACGGACATTTTCTAACACTCAATGCCGACAGCAAGATGTCGAAGTCGAGCGGGGATTTTGTTCGCTTGCAGACCTTGCGCAGTCGGAACATCGATCCGCTTGCCTACCGCTACCTGTGCATGACAGCGCATTACCGGAGCAAGCTGCATTTCAGTTGGGCGTCTCTTGGTGCCGCGCAGACAGCCTTGAACCGGCTGCGGCATCTCTATTCCGGTTGGCCTGACGGTGGCCGCATCGATCCGGATTTCGCCGCGCGCTTCAACGCCGAATTGAATGATGACCTGAATCTGCCGAGGGCATTGGCCGTGCTATGGGAACTCGTCAAGAGCGAGCTCCCCCCTGCGACCTTGAAAGCGACTGTGGACAGCTTTGATTTTGTACTGGGCCTCGGGTTACGCGATTGGAACCCAGTTGCGTCTGACATTCCGGAAAGTATCCGGGTGCTACTCGGTGAACGCGCTCAAGCCCGAGAGGCAAAGAACTGGGTAAAAGCCGATGAGATACGGAAGATGTTAAACACCCGAGGCTGGAGAGTCGAGGATGGCAACGACGGGCAACGCCTGACTGAAATCGCCACGCTCCCCACAGATATCGGAAGCTAG